The following proteins come from a genomic window of Acidobacteriota bacterium:
- the alr gene encoding alanine racemase, protein MVSTPSFLPPEADREADSSPRGLSGALRPAWVEVDLDALVGNFERLRRTVAPSRVMAVLKADAYGHGAPFAARALARAGVDWIAVALLEEGAELRRAGVEQPILVLGTAQRPQLPLYRRYSLTPTLSSLDQIDLWRAFGEEVRRRQPVHLKVDTGMNRLGVATDQIPRALELLRSDRHLELSGLITHFAEADTPASPSNAAQQRRFEAVLDQLTAAERSRLLIHAANSAAGLHHPASRHQLVRFGLALFGLDPADREAARGAPGDLEPVMSVVTRIVQRRTLEAGAAVGYGGRWRAERPSEIAVVPVGYADGYAWRLTPGARALVGGTSAPLVGSVTMDMSMIDVTGLGAEVGDEVVLLGRRGDHAIDAWDLAESAGTIPWEMLCLLGLRMPRRYRSEGRIEEVSARFSSSRGQGLW, encoded by the coding sequence ATGGTTTCGACTCCCAGTTTCCTCCCGCCTGAGGCCGATCGCGAAGCAGACTCTTCGCCCCGCGGTCTGTCGGGAGCGCTGCGGCCTGCCTGGGTCGAGGTCGATCTCGACGCCCTGGTGGGCAACTTCGAGCGCCTGCGCCGAACCGTGGCGCCGTCTCGGGTGATGGCCGTGCTCAAGGCCGACGCCTATGGCCACGGGGCTCCCTTCGCCGCCCGCGCCCTCGCCCGGGCGGGGGTCGATTGGATCGCCGTCGCCCTCCTCGAGGAAGGCGCCGAGCTGCGCCGAGCCGGGGTCGAGCAGCCGATCCTGGTGCTCGGCACGGCGCAGCGGCCCCAGCTACCGCTCTATCGCCGCTACAGCCTGACGCCGACCCTCTCGAGCCTCGACCAGATCGACCTGTGGAGGGCCTTCGGAGAAGAGGTTCGCCGCCGCCAGCCGGTGCACCTCAAGGTAGACACCGGCATGAACCGCCTGGGCGTCGCCACCGACCAGATTCCTCGCGCCCTCGAGCTGCTGCGAAGCGATCGACACCTCGAGCTCAGCGGCTTGATCACCCACTTTGCCGAGGCCGACACTCCGGCGAGCCCGAGCAACGCCGCCCAGCAGAGGCGGTTCGAGGCGGTTCTCGACCAGCTGACGGCGGCGGAGCGGTCGCGCCTGCTGATCCATGCCGCCAACAGCGCCGCCGGCCTCCATCATCCCGCCAGCCGGCACCAGCTGGTGCGCTTCGGCCTCGCCCTCTTCGGCCTCGACCCGGCCGATCGCGAAGCCGCGAGAGGCGCTCCCGGCGATCTCGAACCGGTGATGTCGGTGGTCACCCGCATCGTGCAGCGACGCACCCTCGAGGCGGGCGCCGCGGTCGGTTACGGCGGCCGCTGGCGGGCCGAGCGGCCTTCCGAGATCGCCGTCGTGCCGGTGGGTTACGCGGATGGCTACGCCTGGCGTTTGACGCCGGGGGCCCGCGCCCTGGTCGGTGGCACTTCGGCACCGCTGGTGGGCTCCGTGACCATGGACATGTCGATGATCGACGTCACCGGGCTCGGCGCCGAGGTCGGCGACGAGGTCGTCCTGCTGGGCCGCCGCGGCGACCACGCGATCGACGCCTGGGACCTCGCCGAGTCGGCCGGCACCATTCCCTGGGAAATGCTCTGCCTGCTGGGTTTGCGGATGCCGCGTCGCTACCGTTCCGAGGGACGCATCGAGGAGGTCTCGGCGCGTTTCAGCAGCAGCCGCGGCCAAGGCCTGTGGTGA
- a CDS encoding ABC transporter permease, producing MSRFFTEVGRLFLMLGQVLRWTPRPPWEVRELLRQMVRVGLDSIPVVLLTALFTGMVLALQTFNTLQRFNAEGFVGSLVALSMVRELSPVIGGLIVAGRCGSAMGAELGTMRVTEQIDALEVMATNPIHYLVVPRVWATTLTLPMLVMMGNAVGIWGGYLIAVVLLGANPVTYMENTFQFLDLNDVASGLIKAAVFGLLIAVIGCQKGYYTEGGAEGVGRSTTEAVVMASIAILFSDLILTKLLF from the coding sequence GTGAGCCGCTTTTTCACCGAGGTCGGCCGCCTGTTCTTGATGCTGGGACAGGTGCTGCGCTGGACGCCGCGCCCGCCCTGGGAGGTGCGCGAGCTGCTGCGCCAGATGGTGCGGGTTGGCCTCGACTCGATTCCGGTCGTCCTCCTGACCGCCCTGTTCACCGGCATGGTGCTGGCCCTGCAGACCTTCAACACGCTGCAGCGCTTCAACGCCGAAGGCTTCGTCGGCTCGCTGGTGGCCCTCTCGATGGTGCGCGAGCTGTCGCCGGTGATCGGTGGCCTGATCGTCGCCGGCCGCTGCGGCTCGGCGATGGGCGCCGAGCTCGGCACCATGCGGGTGACGGAGCAGATCGACGCTCTCGAGGTGATGGCGACCAATCCAATTCACTACCTGGTGGTGCCGCGGGTTTGGGCGACGACCCTAACCTTGCCGATGTTGGTGATGATGGGCAACGCCGTGGGGATCTGGGGTGGCTATCTGATCGCGGTGGTCCTGTTGGGCGCCAACCCGGTCACCTACATGGAGAACACCTTCCAGTTCCTCGACCTCAACGACGTCGCCTCGGGGTTGATCAAGGCGGCCGTCTTCGGTCTCCTGATCGCCGTCATCGGCTGCCAGAAGGGCTACTACACGGAAGGCGGCGCCGAAGGCGTCGGGCGCTCGACCACCGAAGCGGTGGTGATGGCCTCGATCGCCATCCTGTTCTCGGACCTAATCCTGACCAAGTTGCTTTTCTAG
- the dnaB gene encoding replicative DNA helicase, with the protein MLDTLQAPKSLPHSEESERAVLAAVLIDPRILPTISGRLRSEDFYYERNQVIYQAMVDLQNEGVDVDQRTLQATLEQRAEFERVGGVAYLASLDLDLPDLGRIETYVEIVKERSVRRRLIEASGEIIRDCLDGGLVAQEALGKAEQAVLGLGEEAIQKGFASIGEIFHQTLEDLEERPGATLIGVPTGFTKLDEITHGLNRGNLIIIAGRPGMGKTSFALNIAQNVALREKRGVAVFSLEMSQQELALRVLCSEADVPFFKIRTGHLSQNEWGRIIQTVRKTTAAPLYIDDSPNPSLLEIASKSRRLKAEKGLDLVILDYLQLMQAGGKYENRNLEIAAISRGMKQLAKELDIPVIALSQLSRQPERRGGDHRPQLADLRESGSIEQDADIVAFVYRDEIYNPDDEEVKGLAELILAKHRNGQTGTVEMVFVGDITSFKNPDPHGFDSQFPPA; encoded by the coding sequence ATGCTCGACACCCTTCAGGCGCCCAAGAGCCTGCCCCACAGCGAGGAGTCGGAACGCGCCGTGCTCGCCGCGGTGCTCATCGACCCGCGCATACTGCCGACCATCTCCGGTCGTCTGCGCTCCGAAGACTTCTATTACGAGCGCAATCAGGTGATCTACCAGGCGATGGTGGATCTTCAGAACGAGGGCGTCGACGTCGACCAGCGCACCCTCCAGGCGACGCTCGAGCAGCGCGCCGAGTTCGAGCGCGTCGGCGGGGTGGCCTACCTCGCCAGCCTCGACCTCGACCTGCCGGACCTCGGCCGCATCGAGACCTACGTCGAGATCGTCAAGGAGCGTTCCGTTCGCCGCCGCCTGATCGAAGCCTCGGGCGAGATCATTCGCGATTGCCTGGACGGCGGCCTGGTGGCCCAGGAAGCCCTCGGCAAGGCGGAGCAGGCGGTCCTCGGCCTCGGCGAGGAGGCGATCCAGAAGGGCTTCGCCAGCATCGGCGAGATCTTCCACCAGACCCTCGAGGACCTCGAAGAGCGACCCGGCGCGACCCTCATCGGCGTGCCCACCGGCTTCACCAAGCTCGACGAGATCACCCACGGCCTGAATCGCGGCAACCTGATCATCATCGCCGGCCGGCCGGGCATGGGAAAGACCAGCTTCGCCCTCAACATTGCGCAGAACGTCGCGCTGCGAGAAAAGCGCGGTGTCGCCGTCTTCAGCCTCGAGATGTCGCAGCAGGAGCTCGCCCTGCGCGTCCTCTGCTCCGAGGCGGACGTGCCGTTCTTCAAGATCCGCACCGGCCACCTGTCACAGAACGAGTGGGGCCGCATCATCCAAACCGTGCGCAAGACCACGGCGGCGCCTCTTTACATCGACGATTCCCCCAATCCCAGCCTGCTCGAGATCGCCTCCAAGTCTCGCCGGCTGAAGGCCGAGAAGGGCCTCGACCTGGTGATCCTGGACTACCTCCAGCTGATGCAGGCGGGGGGCAAGTACGAGAACCGGAACCTCGAGATCGCGGCCATCAGCCGGGGCATGAAGCAGCTCGCCAAGGAGCTCGACATCCCGGTCATCGCCCTCTCCCAGCTCTCCCGCCAGCCGGAGCGGCGCGGCGGCGATCACCGTCCCCAGCTCGCCGACCTGCGCGAGAGCGGATCGATCGAGCAGGACGCCGACATCGTGGCCTTCGTCTACCGGGACGAGATCTACAATCCCGACGACGAAGAGGTCAAAGGTCTCGCCGAGCTCATCCTCGCCAAGCACCGCAACGGCCAGACCGGGACCGTCGAGATGGTCTTCGTAGGCGACATCACCTCGTTCAAGAACCCCGACCCGCATGGTTTCGACTCCCAGTTTCCTCCCGCCTGA
- a CDS encoding ABC transporter ATP-binding protein, whose amino-acid sequence METSSKIRLRGVRKAFGPKVVLAGLDLDIQEGESLVVIGGSGSGKSVLLKHLIGLMAPDSGSVEVDGVDLASLSSAELTHFRRRYGMAFQEGALFDSMTVFENVAFPLRRRRELSVAEIEARVSGCLDVVRLDGVDDKMPGQLSGGMRRRVGFARAIALEPDILLFDEPTTGLDPITTALIDDVITRMLDRLGSTAITITHDMTSAFRIADRIGLLAGGRIVALAPPKEFQELPDPRVQQFIHGKAEGPLA is encoded by the coding sequence GTGGAAACCTCCTCCAAGATCCGCCTGCGCGGCGTCCGCAAGGCCTTCGGTCCGAAGGTCGTCCTCGCCGGCCTCGACCTCGACATCCAAGAAGGGGAGTCGCTGGTGGTGATCGGCGGCTCGGGCAGCGGCAAGAGCGTGCTGCTCAAGCACCTGATCGGCTTGATGGCGCCCGATTCCGGCAGCGTCGAGGTCGACGGCGTCGATCTCGCCAGCCTCTCCAGCGCCGAGCTGACGCACTTTCGCCGGCGCTACGGCATGGCCTTCCAGGAGGGCGCCCTGTTCGACTCGATGACGGTCTTCGAGAACGTCGCCTTCCCGCTGCGCCGACGCCGTGAGCTCAGCGTTGCCGAGATCGAGGCCCGGGTCTCCGGTTGCCTCGACGTCGTCCGCCTCGACGGCGTCGACGACAAGATGCCGGGCCAGCTCTCCGGCGGCATGCGCCGGCGCGTCGGCTTCGCCCGCGCCATCGCCCTCGAGCCAGACATTCTGCTCTTCGACGAGCCGACCACCGGTCTCGATCCGATCACCACGGCGCTGATCGACGACGTCATCACCCGCATGCTCGATCGCCTCGGCTCGACCGCCATCACCATCACCCACGACATGACCAGCGCCTTTCGCATCGCCGACCGCATCGGCCTCCTTGCCGGCGGCCGGATCGTCGCCCTGGCGCCGCCGAAGGAATTCCAGGAGCTGCCGGATCCGCGGGTTCAGCAGTTCATTCACGGCAAGGCGGAAGGCCCCCTCGCCTGA
- a CDS encoding AraC family transcriptional regulator gives MVKNGQSTPRSVPAVPFDGGQRAAFGVEVLILEELRRRSLDHSIFRAHRTGFHLLLVITGGAGWHMVDFDQHPVEAGALVHVAPGQVQRFDGEHDLAGFVALFQPEVCGAEAPPRRWPARIVPTPEDFDALRKLVDLMLDLQVRELSAAPDRVVWRLLPALLELCEGAVRRQLDRQGLPVSEPFEAFESLLEEQLTHHRDLAWYARTLGYSEKTLSRWCRRIVGIGAKAHIDRRVALEGQRLLVHTDLAVETIALRLGFSEATNFVKFFKRLIGTTPSAFRALYRG, from the coding sequence ATGGTCAAAAACGGACAATCGACCCCTAGAAGCGTTCCGGCCGTCCCCTTCGACGGCGGCCAGCGGGCGGCCTTCGGAGTCGAGGTTCTGATCCTCGAAGAGCTGCGACGACGCTCGCTCGATCACTCGATCTTCCGGGCTCATCGCACCGGTTTCCACCTCCTGTTGGTGATCACCGGCGGTGCCGGCTGGCACATGGTGGATTTCGATCAGCACCCGGTCGAGGCGGGCGCCCTGGTGCACGTCGCTCCGGGTCAGGTGCAGCGCTTCGATGGCGAGCATGACCTGGCCGGCTTCGTCGCCCTCTTCCAGCCCGAAGTCTGCGGTGCCGAGGCGCCACCGCGCCGCTGGCCGGCACGAATCGTCCCGACGCCGGAAGACTTCGACGCCCTCCGGAAGCTGGTGGATCTGATGCTCGACCTTCAGGTTCGCGAGCTGAGCGCGGCCCCGGACCGCGTCGTGTGGCGACTCCTGCCGGCCCTCTTGGAGCTCTGCGAGGGCGCCGTCCGGCGGCAGCTCGATCGTCAGGGTCTCCCGGTGAGCGAGCCATTCGAGGCCTTCGAAAGTCTGCTCGAAGAGCAGCTCACCCACCACCGCGACCTGGCCTGGTATGCCCGCACCCTGGGCTATTCCGAAAAGACCCTGTCGCGCTGGTGCCGGCGGATAGTGGGAATCGGCGCCAAGGCCCACATCGACCGCCGCGTCGCCCTCGAAGGCCAGCGCCTGCTGGTGCACACGGACCTCGCCGTCGAGACCATCGCGCTGCGACTGGGGTTTTCCGAAGCGACCAACTTCGTGAAGTTCTTCAAGCGGCTGATCGGCACCACCCCCTCGGCCTTCCGCGCCCTTTATCGAGGCTAG
- a CDS encoding MlaD family protein produces the protein MTQAIKVGIFATVALLVLMYFVIRIEDLNPFAPDQQVVEAVFDTVAGLDDKAPVRIAGVRVGRVDGIRLEGRRARVRLLLEQPVPLTAGSEAHISNLGLLGDKYIELMLGPEGAPELAAGEPLVGVTPPSFDDAMAKLGDIGDSIQNVTDSLADPAGGGSLARLLDNLEATTAEIRSLVADNRQQLSGTIRNFESASGTLASELPVLAEKIATLVDSLTSVVSENRDQLAGSLGNIETLSASLQTSAENLNTITDRLARGEGTLGKLLTSDEMHDEIVDTLGSIEGGVDTLSDTLGRVGDLKLDLELGGFYLQDAEEYQGSLALQLDPGRGSNRLYKIALVENAVGDEFLKTQRVTETLPDGSTEVRTIETLTTEDEAVFSALLGVRLRNESRLWAGLIEDNFGVAIEYPVPTLDRRLWLDLEAFDFDREGDRDPHLRLTTRYFVNRNVYLMGGYDDPLESDRDSFFFGGGIRWNDDNLKYLLGSVPTGGF, from the coding sequence ATGACCCAGGCCATCAAAGTCGGAATCTTCGCCACCGTGGCGCTCCTCGTGTTGATGTATTTCGTGATTCGCATCGAGGACCTCAATCCCTTCGCGCCGGATCAGCAGGTGGTCGAAGCGGTGTTCGATACGGTCGCCGGTCTCGACGACAAGGCGCCGGTGCGCATCGCCGGCGTGCGGGTCGGCCGGGTCGACGGGATCCGCCTCGAGGGCCGTCGGGCTCGGGTCCGCCTTCTGCTCGAGCAGCCGGTGCCGCTGACTGCTGGGAGCGAGGCCCACATCTCGAACCTCGGGCTCCTCGGCGACAAGTACATCGAGCTGATGCTCGGCCCCGAGGGCGCGCCGGAGCTGGCGGCGGGGGAGCCCCTGGTCGGGGTGACGCCGCCGTCCTTCGACGACGCCATGGCGAAGCTCGGCGACATCGGCGACTCGATCCAGAACGTTACCGATTCCCTCGCCGACCCGGCCGGCGGCGGCTCCCTGGCGCGGCTCCTCGACAACCTCGAGGCCACCACCGCCGAGATCCGCTCGCTGGTGGCCGACAACCGCCAGCAGCTTTCCGGTACGATCCGCAACTTCGAGAGCGCCAGCGGTACCCTCGCCAGCGAGCTGCCGGTGCTGGCGGAGAAGATCGCCACCCTGGTCGACTCCCTGACCTCGGTGGTGTCCGAGAATCGCGATCAGCTCGCCGGCAGCCTGGGAAATATCGAGACCCTCTCCGCCAGCCTGCAGACTTCGGCCGAGAACCTCAACACCATCACCGATCGCCTGGCCCGCGGCGAGGGCACCCTCGGCAAGCTCCTCACCAGCGACGAGATGCACGACGAGATCGTCGACACCCTGGGCTCCATCGAGGGCGGCGTCGACACCCTGTCGGACACCCTCGGCCGAGTCGGCGATCTCAAGCTCGATCTCGAGCTCGGCGGCTTCTACCTGCAGGATGCGGAGGAGTACCAGGGCTCCCTCGCCCTGCAGCTCGATCCCGGCCGCGGCAGCAATCGGCTGTACAAGATCGCCCTCGTCGAGAACGCCGTCGGAGACGAGTTCTTGAAGACCCAGCGGGTCACCGAAACCCTCCCCGACGGCAGCACCGAGGTGCGCACCATCGAGACCTTGACCACCGAGGACGAGGCCGTTTTCTCGGCCCTGCTAGGGGTTCGCCTGCGCAACGAATCGCGCCTCTGGGCCGGCCTCATCGAAGACAACTTCGGCGTCGCCATCGAGTATCCCGTCCCCACCCTCGACCGCCGCCTGTGGCTCGACCTCGAAGCCTTCGACTTCGACCGCGAGGGCGATCGCGACCCCCACCTGCGGCTCACCACGCGCTACTTCGTCAACCGCAACGTCTACCTGATGGGGGGCTACGACGATCCCCTCGAAAGCGACCGCGACTCCTTCTTCTTCGGCGGCGGCATCCGCTGGAACGACGACAACCTGAAGTACCTCCTCGGCTCCGTCCCGACCGGCGGCTTCTAG